CTTAGATAAAGGAAAACTATTAATTAACGAAGAGGATCTCAGGGAAGCTCTGAGAAATGACCCGGATGCCGTCCATAAGCTGTTTGCCAGTGACGGGGAAGGTGCCAACCAGCAAGGGATTGTCCGCAAGCTGGAAGAGTCAATTGCCACGACGATGAAAAATATCGAGCAAAAAGCAGGAAAAGCTTCCAGTACGGAAGAGACTTACATGCTCGGGCGTCAGCTTAAGGATATGGATGACCGGATTGATCAGTTTGAAGATCGGTTAACGGATATTGAAGACCGCTACTGGTCCCAGTTTGGTGCGATGGAGAAAGCCATTCAGAAATTGAATTCCCAATCTTCGTATTTAATGCAGAATTTTAGTCAATAAAAGGAGTGCCGGCTACATGTCAATTCAAGCTTATCAAAACAATTCGGTGGAAACCGCTTCGCCGGGGGAGCTTACGTTAATGCTGTATAATGGCTGTTTGAAATTTATTAAACAGGCGAAAAAAGCGATGGAAACCAACCAGATTGAAGCGAAAAATACGAGCATTCAAAAAGCGCAGAACATCGTTCAGGAACTCATGGTAACAATGGATCAAGGGTATGAAATCACCCAGCAGATTCTGCCTTTATATGATTATATGAACCGACGTCTGATGGAAGCGAATGTGAAAAACGATTTAGAGATCCTGGAAGAAGTAGAAGGATTAGCGGTGGAATTCCGCGATACGTGGAAACAGGTTATATTGCAGACGAGAAAAGTCCAGTATGGCCAGGGCGGAAACGCGTAATGAGCGTTTGGAAGGATTTTTACGGATTAACGCTTAAGCTTGAGCTGACCTTAAACGAAAACGTCACCCGTGGTAATCGATCGGAAATCATCGAGCGCGTCAACGATATTCTTGACGAACGATCAATTCTCATGAAAGAATTAGCGCAGGTACAGTCAGCTGAAGAGAGAGACATGAAGGAGCAGGTGCTCGCTAAAGAACCGGAGCTCACCGCGCGTCTGGACGTGCTTTTCCGCGAGTTGAAGACTGAGATGCGCAATGTAAAAAAGACCAAATCCAGCAATCAGCGATATACCAACCCTTATCGCAGCGTTTCCAGCTATGATGGCATGTTTTTGGATCATAGAAAGTAGCAGGTGATTTTTTGACAGACTTAACGGTAGAACAGCACCACATGCTGAGGGAGTACGACCGGCTTTTGACGGTGACGAGTGAAGGCTTTCAATATTTAGAGGACAATACGAAAGAAGATGCGCCTCCTCAGGTGCAGCAGGTGTTTGAAGATGTGCTCTTGTCCTTTCAGCAAATGAGCAAAACGCATGAGCAGTTGGTTAACCTATTTCAAGAGGATCCTGACGTGAAAGGGATGATTGATGACTTTCACGAAATGGCTTTACTGCTGCAGGAATGGTTTGAGCTAGATACCCATGAAGAAAAGCAGCAGCTGCTTATCCAGCGGATCGTTCCGGCGTATGAAAGCTTTCGGGAGCAGATGCAGTTATTTGTGAAGCCGTACATCGCTCATTAATTACATACTTAGATGTACAAACCAGCCAAAAGGCTGGAATCTGGCTGTCGAGAATGTCTCGACAGCCAGATTTTAGTTTCAATCAAAGCACGACAAAATGAAATAGAAATCGTAACGATGGAAGAACTTGTGCCAGAAAACCAAAGAAGTGAAAAGGAGGGAGACCGATCCGAAGAGTGATTATTTATATCGGGAGAATAAGCGGCAGGGTTCTTCTATCTCGATCATTGTCACTACAAGTCAGACCTCTCTCAAGGTGC
This Halobacillus salinarum DNA region includes the following protein-coding sequences:
- a CDS encoding flagellar protein FliT yields the protein MSVWKDFYGLTLKLELTLNENVTRGNRSEIIERVNDILDERSILMKELAQVQSAEERDMKEQVLAKEPELTARLDVLFRELKTEMRNVKKTKSSNQRYTNPYRSVSSYDGMFLDHRK
- the fliS gene encoding flagellar export chaperone FliS, yielding MSIQAYQNNSVETASPGELTLMLYNGCLKFIKQAKKAMETNQIEAKNTSIQKAQNIVQELMVTMDQGYEITQQILPLYDYMNRRLMEANVKNDLEILEEVEGLAVEFRDTWKQVILQTRKVQYGQGGNA